Proteins from a genomic interval of Streptomyces sp. NBC_01426:
- a CDS encoding DUF6197 family protein: MLGNLMRPAHRAGLPRPDARAVQGLIGQVDAVYAASPTGYPEPSVRHTLRTGRELIIRYGWTRGNLCDQHGLCLLGSVQAAALPYDPAVWAREVRAAELRFMSTLGTTDPHELPRFNNRQTWAGPVLDLLLRAAN, encoded by the coding sequence ATGCTCGGCAATCTCATGAGGCCCGCACACCGTGCGGGCCTCCCCCGCCCCGACGCCCGAGCCGTACAGGGCCTGATCGGTCAGGTCGACGCGGTGTACGCCGCCAGCCCGACCGGCTACCCGGAACCCAGCGTCCGGCACACCCTGCGCACCGGCCGGGAGCTGATCATCCGTTACGGCTGGACCCGCGGAAACCTCTGCGACCAGCACGGCCTGTGCCTCCTCGGATCGGTCCAGGCCGCCGCCCTCCCCTACGACCCGGCCGTGTGGGCGAGGGAGGTACGGGCCGCCGAACTCCGGTTCATGAGCACCCTCGGCACCACCGACCCCCACGAACTCCCCCGCTTCAACAACCGCCAGACGTGGGCCGGCCCGGTCCTCGACCTCCTGCTCCGCGCCGCGAACTGA
- a CDS encoding GGDEF domain-containing protein, translating to MDSVLHTRGRFGPRTLLITAAAVPLTGWVVHAVALHRQLAATKMDPLTGLLRRDAYTARARQLLARHGDKATVVMVDADHFKQINDGMGHAAGDTVLAAFGTRLTAWAGPRASVGRLGGDEFAVVLELPSDRRAHRLEQLVRMLHTPVVLDDGRTVDVAASVGAAAPASVGSRDLAVLQRAADAALYDGKHSGRPILATAAHTAVPAVNGRRAGRPGTAAWGRAA from the coding sequence ATGGACTCCGTCCTGCACACCCGGGGCCGGTTCGGCCCGCGCACCCTTCTGATCACCGCCGCCGCCGTGCCGCTGACCGGCTGGGTGGTCCACGCCGTCGCCCTGCACCGGCAGCTCGCCGCCACGAAGATGGATCCGCTGACGGGCCTGCTGCGCCGCGACGCCTACACCGCCCGCGCCCGCCAGCTCCTGGCCCGCCACGGCGACAAGGCGACCGTGGTCATGGTCGATGCCGACCACTTCAAGCAGATCAATGACGGCATGGGCCACGCGGCCGGGGACACGGTCCTAGCCGCGTTCGGCACCCGGCTCACCGCCTGGGCGGGCCCGCGCGCGTCCGTCGGCAGGCTCGGGGGCGACGAGTTCGCCGTGGTCCTGGAGCTGCCCTCCGATCGCCGCGCGCACCGCCTGGAGCAGTTGGTCCGGATGTTGCACACGCCGGTCGTCCTGGATGACGGTCGCACGGTCGACGTCGCCGCCTCGGTCGGCGCCGCGGCTCCGGCCTCGGTCGGCTCCCGCGACCTGGCCGTGCTTCAGAGGGCTGCCGATGCCGCCCTCTACGACGGCAAGCATTCAGGTCGTCCCATTCTCGCCACCGCCGCGCATACCGCGGTGCCCGCCGTCAACGGACGCCGCGCGGGCCGGCCAGGCACGGCCGCCTGGGGGCGAGCCGCATGA
- a CDS encoding helix-turn-helix transcriptional regulator, protein MPDPDRLRQVDALLDGLDDVLPPPHVRAQLRLAAGLTQKDVADVVGVKRVAVARWESGEAHPRRPHRDVYLHLLNGLAERFPEATQLNEGMPTPTSEGGSG, encoded by the coding sequence ATGCCCGACCCGGACCGCTTGAGGCAGGTCGATGCCCTGCTGGACGGCCTGGACGACGTCCTGCCGCCACCCCACGTGCGGGCCCAGTTGCGTCTTGCTGCTGGCCTCACGCAGAAGGATGTCGCGGACGTTGTGGGTGTGAAGCGCGTGGCGGTCGCGCGCTGGGAGTCGGGCGAGGCCCACCCTCGGCGCCCACACCGCGACGTCTACCTTCACCTGCTCAATGGCCTCGCGGAGCGTTTTCCCGAAGCCACACAGCTGAATGAGGGCATGCCGACGCCGACCTCCGAGGGGGGATCGGGATGA
- a CDS encoding DUF721 domain-containing protein, whose translation MDLARIALRAAREAARKTGSRTAKSRLRAGATVRCDEREPMGLGTALGALITERAWELSAAGASLCERWAAIAPDLAGHVAAVAFDPDTGRLTVCPESSAWATKTRLEQTRVIEAANKAAGRTVVRALRILQPGAVPAPARVDIAPVVPAAAATDPVKTRETASAGYRRALAAHQEVARRRQADSLMAKAGERQTKASTDRQASCRNNHRRRVMPDRGLSEGAIHIRADR comes from the coding sequence GTGGACCTCGCCCGCATCGCCCTTCGAGCCGCACGGGAGGCCGCGAGGAAGACCGGCTCCCGCACAGCGAAGAGCAGGCTGCGGGCCGGTGCGACGGTGCGGTGTGACGAACGCGAGCCGATGGGCCTGGGCACCGCGCTCGGAGCACTGATTACGGAGAGGGCCTGGGAGCTGTCGGCCGCCGGCGCTTCCCTGTGTGAGCGGTGGGCGGCCATCGCCCCCGACCTCGCCGGGCACGTCGCCGCCGTCGCGTTCGACCCCGACACCGGCCGGCTCACCGTCTGCCCGGAGTCGTCGGCCTGGGCAACGAAGACGCGTTTGGAGCAGACCCGCGTCATCGAGGCCGCCAACAAGGCGGCAGGCCGCACCGTCGTACGAGCCCTGAGGATCCTGCAGCCAGGCGCTGTGCCCGCACCCGCGCGGGTCGACATCGCTCCGGTGGTCCCGGCAGCCGCAGCCACGGATCCGGTGAAAACGCGGGAAACGGCGTCTGCGGGCTACCGCCGCGCGCTCGCCGCGCATCAAGAAGTCGCGAGACGGCGCCAGGCAGACTCGCTCATGGCGAAGGCGGGGGAACGGCAGACGAAGGCGAGTACTGATCGTCAGGCGTCCTGCCGGAACAACCATCGTCGTCGGGTCATGCCGGATCGGGGACTTTCGGAAGGCGCCATCCACATCCGTGCTGATCGCTAA
- a CDS encoding ferrous iron transport protein A yields MADQGEDLVDVDPYAPAEHETTIPVFKRLCAPSGYATKRQLRAMGLRPGGQEPVAEVETRGPKNGLLYEVAKARPVRPMTLAKEFALDKAMAARQTCGTCRRRYFFVLPTSLASCLECHDGTPADPASYIAPPAAAHRLAA; encoded by the coding sequence ATGGCCGACCAGGGCGAGGACCTGGTCGACGTCGACCCCTACGCCCCGGCCGAACACGAGACGACGATCCCGGTGTTCAAGCGGCTGTGCGCGCCGTCGGGGTACGCGACCAAACGCCAGCTCAGGGCGATGGGGCTGCGCCCCGGCGGCCAGGAGCCGGTGGCCGAGGTCGAGACCCGCGGTCCGAAGAACGGCCTGCTGTACGAGGTCGCGAAGGCGAGGCCGGTGCGGCCGATGACCCTCGCCAAGGAGTTCGCGCTCGACAAGGCGATGGCCGCCCGGCAGACCTGTGGCACCTGCCGCCGACGCTACTTCTTCGTGCTCCCGACGTCCCTGGCCAGTTGCCTGGAGTGCCACGACGGCACCCCGGCCGATCCCGCCAGCTACATCGCTCCCCCGGCGGCCGCGCACCGGCTGGCCGCGTGA
- a CDS encoding DUF2637 domain-containing protein has protein sequence MKLTGSQKWATGAIVAAALVLAGIGLYLSFEHVAVFAFERLRFGSIGKGQLFAVGVDVGIMIMIAVDLLMAWLKRPISWIRYPVWLLTAATVVLNAASGAPKGRAWGLMDYVAAGAHGLVPVLFIAVVELGRDAIDRMVRPDRAERDSIPWIRWTLAPTATARIFRRMRLWGVNSYPEMIRRDQELIAYEQWLKRKHDGDLSEATEDELLPMRMAPYGYTVAQALAMPDEQDQAAQKRAEDAERRRLDAETRSEVAQSEAAADRLRAKGKVETVRAEVDGQTGQARAHARAQVSAAERAAALEEAALETAVVAEARAREAEADCKTALEREAEAAADLRTAALERQAAEKRKEAAEADRVAAAEAQAVETRTIAENRRAAAETNRVAAETERVAAETARATAEANRKKAEEEGREEEALAQIARSKKEAAEAERAAAETRRVTAEIERRAVEAEDIAKLKPRERAVRRVARMILVAGGVDQLPLADIQHELAVTSPGTASEYRQEAAELLAGGYTPAA, from the coding sequence ATGAAGCTGACCGGCAGCCAGAAGTGGGCGACCGGAGCGATCGTGGCCGCCGCGCTCGTCCTCGCTGGCATCGGCCTCTACCTGTCCTTCGAGCACGTCGCGGTCTTCGCGTTCGAGAGGCTCCGCTTCGGCTCGATCGGCAAGGGCCAGCTCTTCGCCGTCGGCGTCGACGTCGGCATCATGATCATGATCGCGGTCGACCTCCTGATGGCCTGGCTCAAGCGCCCCATCAGCTGGATCCGCTACCCCGTGTGGCTGCTCACCGCGGCCACCGTCGTCCTCAACGCCGCCTCCGGCGCCCCCAAGGGTCGGGCATGGGGGCTGATGGACTACGTCGCGGCCGGCGCGCACGGCCTGGTCCCGGTCCTGTTCATCGCGGTGGTGGAGCTCGGCCGGGACGCCATCGACCGGATGGTGCGGCCCGACCGGGCCGAGCGGGACTCGATCCCGTGGATCCGCTGGACGCTTGCCCCCACGGCGACCGCCCGGATCTTCCGCCGGATGCGGCTGTGGGGGGTCAACTCCTACCCGGAGATGATCCGCCGGGACCAGGAGCTCATCGCCTACGAGCAGTGGCTCAAGCGCAAGCACGACGGTGACCTCTCCGAGGCCACCGAGGACGAGCTGCTGCCGATGCGGATGGCCCCGTACGGCTACACCGTCGCCCAGGCGCTCGCCATGCCCGACGAGCAGGACCAGGCAGCTCAGAAGCGGGCCGAGGACGCCGAGCGCCGGCGCCTGGACGCCGAGACCCGCAGCGAGGTTGCCCAGTCCGAGGCCGCGGCCGACCGGCTGCGCGCCAAGGGGAAGGTCGAGACGGTGCGCGCCGAGGTCGACGGCCAGACCGGCCAGGCCCGCGCGCACGCCCGCGCCCAGGTCAGCGCCGCCGAGCGGGCCGCCGCGCTGGAGGAGGCGGCGCTGGAGACGGCGGTCGTCGCCGAGGCCCGCGCCCGCGAGGCCGAGGCGGACTGCAAGACGGCGCTGGAGCGTGAGGCGGAGGCCGCAGCGGATCTCCGTACGGCGGCGCTTGAGCGCCAGGCGGCGGAGAAGCGGAAGGAAGCGGCGGAGGCTGACCGGGTGGCCGCGGCCGAGGCGCAGGCGGTCGAGACCCGGACCATCGCGGAGAACCGGCGGGCCGCTGCCGAAACGAACCGGGTCGCTGCCGAAACCGAGCGGGTCGCTGCCGAAACGGCGCGCGCCACCGCCGAAGCCAACCGCAAGAAGGCGGAGGAGGAGGGCCGCGAAGAGGAGGCTCTCGCGCAGATCGCGCGCTCCAAGAAGGAGGCCGCCGAAGCCGAGCGGGCCGCTGCCGAAACGCGGCGGGTCACCGCCGAAATCGAGCGGCGCGCGGTCGAAGCCGAGGACATCGCGAAGCTGAAGCCGCGCGAGCGCGCGGTCCGCCGGGTCGCCCGGATGATCCTCGTCGCCGGCGGCGTCGACCAGCTGCCGCTCGCCGACATCCAGCACGAGCTGGCCGTCACCTCCCCCGGCACCGCTTCCGAATACCGCCAGGAAGCCGCCGAACTGCTCGCCGGCGGCTACACCCCGGCCGCCTGA
- a CDS encoding winged helix-turn-helix domain-containing protein, with translation MSNEAVQPYQRIAQDYGEKIRQGRLAAGMKLPGIRELSEEYGVAAGTVQRALTELRNAGLIYSHQGRGSFVSDTSGEADQDPTALAIKVLQSQVAELTARLDKLEGKRDG, from the coding sequence ATGAGTAACGAGGCCGTGCAGCCGTACCAACGGATCGCCCAGGACTACGGCGAGAAGATCCGTCAGGGACGACTCGCTGCCGGCATGAAGTTGCCCGGCATCCGGGAGCTCTCCGAGGAGTACGGCGTCGCGGCAGGAACGGTCCAACGAGCTCTTACCGAACTGCGCAACGCGGGACTGATCTACTCCCACCAAGGGCGTGGCTCTTTCGTCAGCGACACCTCGGGTGAGGCCGACCAAGACCCGACCGCACTCGCCATCAAGGTGCTTCAGTCTCAGGTAGCGGAGCTCACGGCCCGTCTGGACAAGCTTGAGGGAAAACGCGATGGCTGA
- a CDS encoding WhiB family transcriptional regulator, with product MRTIVRTPSSTPAAAPKPRPACAKADPELFFAHALSTLQIARAKAICATCPLMAPCLEGALERGEEYGVWGGLTEDERRSLKRRAVRGHVASAA from the coding sequence ATGCGCACCATCGTACGCACCCCGTCCAGCACGCCCGCCGCTGCGCCGAAGCCCCGTCCGGCCTGTGCCAAGGCCGACCCCGAGCTGTTCTTCGCGCACGCCCTGTCGACCCTGCAGATCGCACGGGCCAAGGCGATCTGCGCCACCTGCCCGCTGATGGCGCCCTGCCTCGAAGGCGCCCTGGAGCGCGGCGAGGAGTACGGCGTGTGGGGCGGACTCACCGAGGACGAGCGCCGCTCCCTCAAGCGCCGCGCGGTCCGCGGCCACGTCGCCAGCGCCGCCTGA
- a CDS encoding zinc finger domain-containing protein: MTGESWGPWHKRARSGELVRLARAWDRRVECPSCKVAVGRACRTSSGHPTDHHRARRDAAGPAPYEQWRKEGLAPELDLSYKLPPVLAAGRAAAAEFRVDQSLADAAVMVRHFLADRLALTLGDEAALDLFDETARTLVLARGPEGAADVITVLVSQVVAFLPMLAGSDRDPEEVYTQWLSAQVAHARRRQREERRMRDEL, encoded by the coding sequence GTGACAGGGGAGAGCTGGGGGCCCTGGCATAAGCGGGCGCGCTCAGGGGAGCTGGTGCGCCTGGCTCGGGCCTGGGACCGGCGGGTTGAGTGCCCGTCCTGCAAGGTGGCTGTCGGCCGTGCCTGCCGGACATCCTCCGGGCATCCCACCGATCACCACCGGGCGCGCCGGGATGCTGCAGGGCCGGCGCCGTACGAGCAGTGGCGCAAGGAAGGACTCGCCCCGGAGCTGGACCTGTCCTACAAGCTCCCGCCCGTCCTTGCGGCGGGCCGTGCGGCGGCCGCCGAGTTCCGTGTTGACCAGTCGCTCGCCGATGCCGCTGTGATGGTCAGGCACTTCCTCGCCGACCGCCTGGCCCTGACCCTCGGCGACGAGGCCGCGCTCGACCTCTTTGACGAGACCGCCCGCACCCTGGTCCTGGCCCGCGGTCCTGAAGGTGCCGCCGACGTGATCACGGTCCTCGTCTCCCAGGTCGTCGCGTTCCTCCCGATGTTGGCGGGGTCGGACCGGGATCCCGAGGAGGTGTACACGCAGTGGCTCAGCGCCCAGGTCGCCCACGCGCGCCGACGGCAGCGGGAGGAACGGCGTATGCGCGACGAGCTGTGA
- a CDS encoding phosphotransferase: MNEKDWRFVKKRTAAGGAVYVSTDGTRYRRTGGDELRAEAGFQRRIANLGYPVPRILQEGLTDDGHFYVVEESLGEQTLHDRAVVSLDGGRNLPDDVVDTAGQVAARLLRAQAAHLVQSTPGALRQWLDSAGFTQNVFQENPDLDNKRTHAALDLVLEHAGAVPLVWGHLDYGLPNVLPAGVIDWQHHGLVPLGYDVLPALEIIAFKGGNKGYTASPAQRHRYLDLVDEASLKATGQPASQNLSAYLLVKALFFLALMRPTDTARTDKHLKWQYRRHLFTKGLEQHERTGTVDTALFPNLAEFAAGHRAGDHP; the protein is encoded by the coding sequence ATGAACGAAAAGGACTGGCGGTTCGTCAAGAAGCGGACCGCCGCCGGCGGCGCGGTGTATGTCTCCACTGACGGGACCCGTTACCGGCGCACCGGCGGCGACGAACTCCGAGCGGAGGCGGGATTCCAGCGTCGGATCGCGAACCTGGGCTACCCGGTCCCCCGGATCCTGCAGGAAGGCCTCACCGACGACGGTCACTTCTACGTCGTCGAGGAGTCGTTGGGAGAGCAGACCCTGCACGACCGGGCGGTGGTGTCGCTGGACGGTGGCCGCAATCTGCCCGACGACGTCGTCGACACGGCCGGGCAGGTCGCCGCCCGGCTGCTACGTGCGCAGGCCGCCCATCTGGTGCAGTCCACGCCAGGCGCGCTGCGGCAGTGGCTGGACAGTGCCGGGTTCACCCAGAACGTCTTCCAGGAGAACCCCGACCTGGACAACAAGCGGACGCACGCCGCCCTCGATCTCGTGTTGGAGCACGCGGGCGCGGTTCCGCTGGTGTGGGGCCACCTCGACTACGGCCTGCCCAACGTCCTGCCGGCGGGGGTCATCGACTGGCAGCACCACGGCCTGGTGCCACTGGGCTACGACGTCCTCCCGGCCCTGGAGATCATCGCGTTCAAGGGCGGCAACAAGGGCTACACAGCAAGCCCCGCCCAGCGTCACCGCTACCTCGACCTGGTGGACGAAGCGAGCCTGAAAGCCACCGGCCAGCCGGCCAGCCAGAACCTGAGCGCGTACCTGCTCGTCAAGGCCCTGTTCTTCCTCGCCCTGATGCGGCCCACCGACACCGCCCGCACGGACAAGCACCTGAAGTGGCAGTACCGCCGTCATCTCTTCACGAAGGGACTCGAGCAGCATGAGCGCACCGGGACGGTCGATACCGCCCTCTTCCCCAACCTCGCCGAGTTCGCCGCTGGGCACCGCGCTGGCGACCATCCGTGA
- a CDS encoding ATP-binding protein, with translation MSKPSFYPEMPKRSLVVLIGPSGAGKSTLAGTWPASQVLSLDALREVVSDDAGDQDATGDAVTALHLLLEARIRRRLFTVVDATNVTSSARAPLVAAAKRYGMLPIAVMLTTPGSVCIERQGPRSANRTVPEDVVVKQRQDMVDSHRTLKAEGFPEVVLSDSLHRLLPFLERLSGTRQADLGLDGSDGLGELNLVRRTFGEEILQLWRWKPGSNVAGGDRVAEIRLGQMYLTLALRTDVDGEGDIGFDVMVPCPHDDECTGYAWVPAYSVTCLFRALNGDLDDDEDIVCTVHGANDGDDQEDDPESRADLEAQALEAISG, from the coding sequence ATGAGCAAGCCGTCCTTCTACCCGGAGATGCCCAAGCGCAGCCTGGTCGTCCTCATCGGCCCCAGCGGCGCCGGGAAGTCCACGCTCGCGGGCACCTGGCCCGCCTCCCAGGTGCTGTCCCTGGACGCCCTGCGCGAGGTCGTCAGCGACGACGCGGGCGACCAGGACGCGACCGGCGACGCGGTGACCGCCTTGCACCTGCTCCTGGAGGCGAGGATACGGCGCCGGCTGTTCACCGTCGTAGACGCCACCAACGTCACCAGCTCCGCCCGGGCGCCGCTGGTCGCCGCTGCCAAGCGGTACGGCATGCTTCCGATCGCGGTCATGCTCACCACGCCCGGCAGCGTCTGCATCGAGCGGCAGGGACCGAGGTCGGCCAACCGCACGGTGCCGGAGGACGTGGTCGTCAAGCAGCGTCAGGACATGGTCGACTCGCACCGGACTCTCAAGGCGGAGGGCTTCCCCGAGGTCGTCCTCTCCGACAGCCTCCATCGGCTGCTGCCGTTCCTGGAGCGCCTGAGCGGGACGCGGCAAGCCGATCTCGGTCTGGACGGCAGCGACGGCCTGGGCGAACTGAACCTCGTACGCCGGACCTTCGGTGAGGAGATCCTGCAGCTGTGGCGGTGGAAGCCCGGCTCGAACGTCGCCGGGGGCGACCGCGTCGCGGAGATCCGCCTTGGCCAGATGTACCTGACCCTCGCCCTGCGCACCGACGTGGACGGCGAGGGCGACATCGGGTTCGACGTGATGGTGCCGTGCCCGCACGACGACGAGTGCACCGGCTACGCGTGGGTGCCCGCCTACAGCGTCACCTGCCTGTTCCGCGCGCTCAACGGCGACCTGGACGACGACGAGGACATCGTCTGCACCGTCCACGGAGCCAACGACGGCGACGACCAGGAGGACGACCCCGAGAGCCGCGCCGACCTCGAAGCGCAGGCCCTGGAAGCGATCAGCGGATGA
- a CDS encoding AAA family ATPase, which produces MSQDRSLTRVRVEGLFGRFNHRVDFPAGDTFVIVHGPNGVGKTRLLDLVSALAWPVNFTELTRTPFRSLELQFSDNSVLTVEKTETQEPNGLRFHLRGEKVETETWSPRESDATSDALRRTLLRSPSRFESLSRRERDLRNLLLHRSDVDVWSVLSELNPEIQRDLHEFMGEPAPQSLREFLSDFKVHFIDTHRLRGLQSSEEQPGRARTAASPTKVEEFSKELRGRLAKALEDNSRTSQDLDRTYPRRLLEEPADVSEQEIRDRYVEQEEWRRRLGEVSLVDEQTEVIDIPEEMEPWQRAVLWTYLRDTEDKLSTFNDILDRVSLLRDVVNSRFLFKTLEIDGNQGFKITNDDDGEELDLTSLSSGEQHELVLTYDLLFNTEPGALVLIDEPEISLHVSWQKAFMRDLQKIAELVKFRTIIATHSPQIAGKWADRMVVLGPDTE; this is translated from the coding sequence ATGAGCCAGGACCGCAGTCTGACCAGGGTGCGGGTTGAAGGCCTGTTCGGCCGGTTCAACCACAGAGTTGACTTCCCTGCAGGCGATACCTTCGTGATCGTCCACGGCCCAAACGGGGTCGGTAAAACCAGGTTGTTGGATCTCGTGAGCGCGCTCGCGTGGCCCGTGAACTTCACCGAACTGACCCGCACTCCCTTCAGGTCACTAGAATTGCAGTTCAGCGATAACTCGGTCCTCACGGTTGAGAAAACAGAGACGCAGGAGCCCAACGGTCTTCGATTCCACCTCCGTGGAGAAAAGGTCGAAACCGAGACCTGGTCTCCACGAGAATCGGACGCGACATCAGACGCCCTGCGCCGGACCCTGCTCAGGTCGCCCTCGCGATTCGAGAGCCTTTCACGACGCGAGCGAGACTTGCGTAACCTTCTCCTGCACAGGTCCGACGTAGACGTCTGGAGCGTGCTGAGCGAGCTGAACCCGGAGATTCAACGGGATCTTCATGAGTTCATGGGCGAGCCGGCACCGCAGAGCCTGCGTGAGTTCCTCAGCGACTTCAAAGTGCACTTCATCGACACGCACCGCCTCCGCGGCTTGCAGAGCTCCGAGGAACAACCCGGGAGGGCCCGGACGGCCGCGTCTCCGACCAAGGTCGAGGAGTTCTCCAAGGAACTCCGAGGCCGACTCGCCAAGGCCCTGGAGGACAATTCCCGCACCTCGCAGGATCTGGATCGCACCTATCCACGGCGCCTCTTGGAAGAACCGGCAGATGTGAGCGAGCAGGAGATCCGGGACCGCTACGTGGAACAGGAGGAATGGCGGCGGCGACTGGGCGAGGTTTCACTGGTCGACGAGCAGACCGAAGTGATCGACATCCCGGAGGAGATGGAGCCCTGGCAACGGGCCGTACTGTGGACATACCTGCGGGACACCGAGGACAAGCTTTCAACATTCAATGACATCCTCGATCGCGTCTCCCTGCTACGCGACGTCGTTAACAGCCGTTTCCTTTTCAAGACTCTGGAGATCGACGGCAACCAGGGCTTCAAGATCACCAACGATGATGATGGCGAGGAACTGGACCTCACTTCGCTTTCATCTGGCGAGCAACACGAACTAGTTCTCACCTACGACCTACTGTTCAACACAGAGCCCGGCGCCTTGGTCCTGATCGATGAACCGGAAATTTCGCTGCACGTCTCATGGCAGAAAGCCTTCATGCGTGATCTACAAAAGATCGCCGAGCTGGTGAAGTTCCGGACGATCATCGCAACTCACTCACCACAGATCGCTGGCAAATGGGCAGACCGGATGGTCGTCCTGGGCCCGGACACGGAGTAG
- a CDS encoding GIY-YIG nuclease family protein, translating to MYRLYDAEGRLLYVGITMNLQQRLADHRRQKFWWHLVKQASGRPVVRQPAQGRKRRGRGAPDRRSLVQRNRPHRQLGSCTPVAPSGSILAAGRRGAPLADHERHVSSG from the coding sequence GTGTATCGGCTGTACGACGCCGAAGGGCGCCTGCTGTACGTCGGAATCACCATGAACTTGCAGCAGCGCCTCGCCGATCACCGCCGCCAGAAGTTTTGGTGGCATCTGGTGAAGCAAGCGTCAGGACGTCCGGTGGTACGACAGCCGGCCCAAGGCCGAAAGCGTCGAGGCAGAGGCGCTCCGGACCGAAGGTCCCTTGTACAGCGGAACCGACCGCATCGCCAACTGGGTTCATGCACGCCAGTCGCGCCCAGTGGATCCATTCTGGCGGCCGGTCGCCGAGGCGCTCCTCTCGCAGATCACGAACGGCACGTGTCTAGTGGGTAG
- a CDS encoding helix-turn-helix domain-containing protein, producing the protein MGQKPNVLTPEASPLHRFGYQMRDLRERRNHTLRSLAEATFISYSKLWKWENAQRAPKHRSEVEQLDRLLDGQGLLVELWARIGRDASSPCDVSVPGVHVSESSPDLARAASGQAGSNDDDTDTVVVPCRVHGRILFVPVPRRVVLASGLAGLATTALPAPTATAAATADMASPIEHFSQLRRVMIQTDNLIGPRHVLPALQQHLARLTSRRRTSRGADAAELLALETRYEELAGWLAQDIGDERTAHGHTAKALDASHITGDTDLTAYILGRKAQLAVDTGLAADALGLAAAARRTARPGSRLEVIAVMHQAHAHAVLGDGTEALTSYDTALALLGRADTDGVWGSWLDEAYVSTARARSLAALGEYEQAAAGFDTAIAALPATYRRDRGVYLARAARAHAGAGNLPLAAQIGLQAVGIAAETGSARIVSQLDRLDRVLAAAGSKEGTAEFRAALDQIVLHPA; encoded by the coding sequence GTGGGGCAGAAGCCGAACGTCTTAACCCCCGAGGCATCGCCCTTGCATCGCTTCGGCTATCAGATGCGAGACCTTCGCGAACGGCGCAACCACACCCTGCGCAGCCTGGCAGAGGCCACCTTCATCTCCTACTCCAAGCTCTGGAAATGGGAGAACGCACAACGGGCACCGAAACACCGCTCGGAGGTTGAGCAGCTCGACCGACTGCTCGACGGCCAAGGACTCCTGGTGGAGCTGTGGGCCCGCATCGGCAGGGATGCTTCCTCCCCGTGCGATGTGTCCGTTCCGGGGGTCCATGTGTCCGAATCGTCTCCGGACCTGGCCCGAGCCGCCTCTGGACAGGCAGGCTCGAACGATGACGACACGGACACGGTCGTCGTCCCCTGCCGCGTCCACGGAAGGATCCTCTTCGTGCCCGTGCCCCGCCGCGTTGTCCTGGCGTCTGGTCTCGCCGGACTCGCCACGACAGCACTTCCGGCCCCGACAGCGACCGCGGCCGCTACCGCCGACATGGCCTCGCCCATTGAGCACTTCTCGCAGCTCCGCCGCGTGATGATCCAGACCGACAACTTGATCGGTCCCCGGCACGTGCTGCCCGCGCTACAGCAGCACCTGGCCCGACTTACCAGCCGCCGACGTACTTCTCGTGGCGCCGACGCTGCCGAGCTCCTCGCGCTCGAAACCCGCTACGAGGAACTAGCTGGGTGGCTGGCGCAAGACATTGGGGACGAGCGAACCGCCCACGGGCACACGGCGAAGGCCCTTGATGCATCCCACATCACCGGCGACACCGATCTCACCGCGTACATTCTCGGCCGCAAGGCCCAGCTCGCCGTGGACACGGGCCTTGCGGCTGACGCCCTCGGCCTTGCAGCCGCTGCCCGCCGCACCGCCCGCCCCGGCAGCCGCCTCGAAGTCATCGCAGTCATGCACCAAGCCCACGCACACGCCGTTCTAGGGGACGGTACCGAAGCCTTGACCTCATACGACACCGCGCTTGCTCTCCTCGGGCGCGCGGACACTGACGGAGTCTGGGGCTCCTGGCTCGACGAGGCATACGTCAGCACGGCCCGCGCTCGCTCCTTGGCCGCGCTCGGCGAGTACGAGCAGGCCGCAGCAGGTTTCGACACCGCCATCGCTGCCCTGCCAGCCACCTACCGGCGCGACCGCGGCGTCTACCTCGCCCGCGCAGCCCGCGCCCACGCTGGCGCTGGCAACCTCCCTCTCGCTGCTCAGATCGGCCTACAAGCCGTCGGAATCGCTGCTGAAACCGGCTCAGCCCGCATCGTGAGCCAGCTCGACCGGCTCGACCGAGTTCTTGCCGCCGCCGGCAGCAAAGAGGGCACCGCCGAATTCCGCGCCGCGCTTGACCAGATCGTCCTGCACCCCGCCTGA